AAATATTTAGacgattaaaaaaaactgaataataaacttttatttttagcatgaaTTATAATTTCACAGAGCAAATTAgtaattgcatttatttgcataGGTTTGTATGAGTGTGAATTAGAGGGTGAGcctgcatacatacagtatcCAGCTGACACACTTGTGGGGTATGTGTCTCCATCGTGTTAGGTGACTAAAAGCAGAACAGAGAAGGCAACCTGGAGTCACACCAGCAGACCTCGGCCGTCTGCACAGAGCGGACACTCAGGGAACGGCTAAGAATGGGAGTGTAATTAAGTCCCTGaacaacaatacacacacaaacacacacacagggtacaGCTCACAGCCTCCTGAGCGGTGAGTCAGACGGCATTCTGGGTGTTGTTGGAGGTTTCCTGACCTCCCGGTGCTGACAGAAGCAGGACGACGCACGGGGAGAACGGTTATAAAAATTGAAACAGATAAGGAGCAGGATGAGTATCAGACATGTTATCTGGAGACCATGTGGACGGGACGGAGGAAGAGAGCAACACAACTAAAGGCAAGTACTCCTCAACAAGCTATAAAAGCACCTTACTGTTCTACATACTGCTGCTCTTGTCACATGTTTAGAAGTTTATCTAATACAAAGggataatatttgtattatagtCCGGCTTTTCTTTATCTGTAAAGTTTGCAATTTATATACGAAGATTATTCAAAGTTCAAGTGCATCCCGAAGAAGGTTCACACTGGGCAGGGTGGTAAAAAGCCTGACACACGATGAAAATACAGGAGAAATAGTTGGAGAAATGTGGATttacagacttttttttatgtcagtgTGGTCATTAGAGTCTCTTTTGAAAACATTGCAGCTAACATGACTTTCTTCTGATGTTGCTCAAGGTAGTGCTTCTTTAAAATCAGTGGAGGAAACCCTTTCAGCATGTGACCCTGTGAGCAGAGGAAACACCTTCCCCACTGACCTCATCAGCAGTAAGTGGAAACTGTGAGACTTTACAGTAAACAATACAGCGAGGAAAAAGCGAGAATCCTGACAAGAGGTTTTCTGATACCAAAACACCTGGAGAAAGTGATGCATTTCTCGGTTCTCAAGGATTTTCACTGCAGAACTGACTTAAACTTACCAGTCTGTGTCTACTACTAAAGACCAGCTTGATTACAGCTTAAATTGGCTTTGTGAGGATGTCGCCAGACCATCTTTACCGAATCATTGTTTCTGTGCCCAGCCCAGCCTCTTCCCGCTGCAGCCCCGGCATTAAAGGCCTCACAGAAGGAGGTGGGGTTTGAGAGGCCTCAGTGTGACCTCCAGAAGCCCACCTGCCCACGATGTGGCCTCACAGTCCTGGACCACAGactgccccctccctccccgGGCCGGAGCCGGCTGCAGGGCTCCAGCATGTCGGTGCACAGCGTCAGCAGCAGGAAGAGCGGGAGGAGCAGGGGCAGCGTGGCTGGATCACACACACGTACTGCTACAGCTGCTGGTCAGTAAgaaaatgtggatttaaaaaggACTGGATGAAATGAAACTGATTATAGATAAATTGTCACTAGATGACATTTATgttctttatctttctttttatatactTCTATACTATATGGATTAATTACAGTACCTATTCTGCCTATTTATCATCTACCCTTATAGGAAAATGTGTAACAATTAGAGGGTGTAAAAAATTGTGTAACGCATTGAAttgattttatgttttgtattgacTGACTATATTTCGCACACATCTGCGCAGGCTCCACTAAAATATAATACACTGTTTGTCatattttgtcttattttcaTTGTCGTAAGTgttttttagcttttaaggctcttcatatttttaaatttggtgtaaatacttgtctttattctcttttaatGCTAAATACTTTCTTCAAAATACtcctttttattatctttgacctattgcaatttattttcttagattgtttatgttcgtACCACCcagacaccaaagcaaattccttgccACGTACCTGGCAACAAACTTGATTCTGTTTCTAAAGACGATCTTGGTGTAAAAAAGTTTCCCTTGAACTCTTTCAAACTATTGAGCTTTGTTGCAGTTTTATCAAAGCGTGCGGTGGGCCACTCCTTGTTTATCCTTGTGTTCATGTTGTTATCTCTATGAAGttatgcattaaatcaatacAGTATCCACACACATTATATTCCTTTTTCATCTGAAATCACACATATATGGATATTAGCATAAGTTATGTGCGGGGGTGGATAATTCGAGCGGCTAAGCAGGAAAACGCTGAACCCCACTCCCCAGGGAATTCTGCCATCGGCTTTTCATTTACTTCCTTGAGTAAACAGGATAAAACAGCTCCATTTGCATGAGCTCACTCCCTTTCTGGTCCTTGTGAGGATGAAAACCGTAGCTGAGTAACAATACAACAGTCGGGATCACGAGAGACGCACCGCAACACACCACTGGGGTTAATATATGCAATTTCATCTGCACCTAATTTGGGCGGGAGAGCAATTATCTTGTGACAGCTCCTTCCTCGTTGTTGTTCATCACTGGCAGCCTCGTGGCCTTTCTGATTTTCCCTCGAGGACTGAATGAAGCTCTGTGATTAAGTAAACACAATCACACTTGATCAGTGCAGCAGAGTAGTTTCTCTTTTAAGTCGTAGCTGgcacaacaaataaacatgcaaGAGATTAATTTAGGGTTAATAGAGTCGTTAATCCCTGCTTCTGATGGTGTCTGACAGGCTTTTAGAACACGCAGCAGCCCCCCCTGACCTCAGATGTGATATTTGTAGGTAAATCACTTTACTGTCTCATTTTCTCTCACCCACAGACTCCTGtttagagctgctgctggcgTGTTTGTCGTGCCAGTGCTCAGTGCTGCTCCTGGGTCTGTTGGAGGCCTGCTCCTCCTGCCTCCACAccttctgctcctcctgctgccacGCCTGTGCCCGCTGCTGCGCGGCAATCCAGGAGGCGCCGGTGGAGGAGCTCAACTGCCACGCCCACTGCCACTCGGTGATGTTCGAGTCTTGCTGCGAGCCAACCGAGTTTCTCGAGTTCTGTCTGGAGTGCTGCGACATCTGCCATCGCAGCTAGGAGGCCTGAGGACTTGTATATAAGACATTAAAGCCAATGTGGGATTCCTAACTGCTAAGACATTTCTAGGGACCCCTTCAATGATGTAAAAAAGCACAATCACCAATTTATCGACACCATAATGCTAAAACAAAACTTATGGAAGATTTTACTTAAGTGACTCACTCTCTTTTCAGTAAAGGGAATTGTAAGGTCTTCTATGATGTAAAGCATTtgtaaataagtaaaatatttgGGAAAATTCACGTATTGGttttattagttgtttttttattgcgTTCAGTACTGAGCTGGAGCTAGGTAGCaattagcttagcctagcataaacattatgtttaaaacattacaaaataatgaatctaACTGAATCAAATATCTTGGAAATTGgcaaagtgtgtttagtttatttgatacaacaacagaacagaaatatatgtttggttttttttgctttaagaAGAAGCAACATGGTGTTAGTTTTAATTGGCGAGCAACGATTTATCCATTTGTCCAGCACTTTGATGAGTTATGGTCTGTTACTTCAGGTTTAATaacaaatgtgatttttttacaGTTCCTGTTATGGACACTTTAGTGAAGAAGGCTGGGTCCTTTTCTGAACTTTAGAGAGAACCAGACTGGCTGTTTTCAatatttccagtctttgtgctaagctaggctaatccCCTCTCAGCTCCATACTTGGAGGAAtcgtttgacattttgggaaaaatgtttaattgctGTTTTTCAAGAGAGCAGATGTACATCGGTGTAGATCCAAAATGATTCCTTTTTCATCTTTGCATTTTCAGATTTCAACACAAGgactaaatatattatttatctcctggttgtgtttgtggaaaACAGATTCAAGGATATTTATTCTGTGTGTTAAATCTCTCGTTTAAGCAATGGTGATTAACATTGAAGCCAAAGTTGGAGTCATAGATACTGTAATGTTGTCTCTGATCAGATTGCTGCACAACCAAATATCATGCTATGTTAAATGACAATATGCGTCGAATGCATATAATGTATGACAGATAATTAATACATGAACAGCCTCTTTATAAGGTATTGGGCAAAtggataaaacacattaaagcctAAGGGCTGAATGTTGGTGCAATATTCAGGTTATAttcttcagaaaaaaagtgttttgtttgtacatCAAGTCGCATTTAATGAATTTGACCCGGTAAGACTCTGAACGAGAGGGGCCGACCTCTTTGCTCAGTTTTGTTCGGGTTCTTATGTTATCAGATCGCAGGTTTGACTTCTCCCTGCGCAGT
Above is a genomic segment from Eleginops maclovinus isolate JMC-PN-2008 ecotype Puerto Natales chromosome 2, JC_Emac_rtc_rv5, whole genome shotgun sequence containing:
- the LOC134883303 gene encoding myoD family inhibitor domain-containing protein-like; protein product: MLSGDHVDGTEEESNTTKGNASLKSVEETLSACDPVSRGNTFPTDLISTQPLPAAAPALKASQKEVGFERPQCDLQKPTCPRCGLTVLDHRLPPPSPGRSRLQGSSMSVHSVSSRKSGRSRGSVAGSHTRTATAADSCLELLLACLSCQCSVLLLGLLEACSSCLHTFCSSCCHACARCCAAIQEAPVEELNCHAHCHSVMFESCCEPTEFLEFCLECCDICHRS